From candidate division WOR-3 bacterium, one genomic window encodes:
- a CDS encoding T9SS type A sorting domain-containing protein has product MEKKMKKIILLFFCTTLAIAADYNKIPLLKWAGPPGSEPETYEEWITAHPMREPSYIRDRVVYGDGRAGTVALFTEQNIAQSIAEEITQLTNNLASEGYTVLSYQIDGGSPEDLRNFLQGLYASDSIEGALFIGDIPVAWFEIADDFNQYGYTDFPCELFFMDLDGTWLDTMNTGNGKYDGHQGELSPEIYIGRLYPANLGDDTLLLQNYFKKDNAFRHDTLLLTQRALVFVDDDWIPWANQWADDVALLYPDTMNYWDAETTRASVYRTKLDTTQAWVSVFAHSWPGGHQFAYNSGSSHDYYYASEYTAQNPPTNFYNFFACSFSRYTESSNCGGSRAIFNQDYGLCSIGSTKTGSMLDFEYFYNWLGSGTNLGKAFKEWFTHIVQDGVTFDELCWHYGMTLLGDCFLIPKGHNTAVKESESENPASAPFTLLKNPIPDLIQLNLRIDNITEVKITVFDCTGRAHIFSTYTLNAGENRISIKESGKLPAGIYFLKVDIGNRTATRKIVKL; this is encoded by the coding sequence ATGGAGAAAAAAATGAAAAAAATTATCTTACTCTTCTTTTGTACAACTCTGGCCATTGCAGCCGATTATAATAAAATCCCCCTTTTAAAATGGGCGGGACCGCCGGGGTCTGAGCCGGAAACATATGAAGAATGGATTACAGCCCATCCAATGCGTGAACCATCGTACATCAGGGATAGAGTTGTTTACGGTGACGGCCGCGCCGGAACCGTCGCACTCTTTACCGAACAGAACATCGCCCAGTCCATTGCAGAAGAGATCACCCAATTAACGAACAATCTCGCCTCAGAAGGATATACCGTACTCAGTTACCAGATCGACGGCGGTTCTCCTGAAGACCTGCGGAATTTTCTTCAGGGGTTGTACGCCAGTGACAGTATCGAAGGCGCCCTCTTCATCGGTGATATACCGGTGGCATGGTTTGAGATCGCCGATGACTTTAATCAATATGGATACACTGACTTTCCCTGTGAACTCTTTTTCATGGACCTGGACGGCACCTGGCTCGACACCATGAATACCGGCAACGGTAAATACGACGGCCACCAGGGTGAGCTCTCTCCTGAAATATATATCGGTCGACTCTATCCAGCGAATCTCGGTGATGATACATTGCTCCTTCAGAACTACTTCAAAAAGGATAATGCATTCAGGCACGACACCCTGCTTCTGACACAACGCGCCCTTGTATTCGTCGATGACGACTGGATTCCCTGGGCTAATCAATGGGCTGATGATGTCGCCCTGCTCTATCCGGATACAATGAACTACTGGGATGCCGAAACCACCCGTGCGTCGGTCTATCGGACAAAACTGGATACGACCCAGGCATGGGTGTCGGTATTCGCCCATTCCTGGCCTGGCGGTCATCAATTTGCGTACAACAGCGGCAGCAGTCATGATTATTACTACGCCTCTGAATACACAGCTCAAAATCCGCCGACGAATTTTTACAACTTCTTCGCCTGTTCTTTTTCCCGTTATACTGAATCAAGTAATTGCGGTGGCAGCCGGGCGATCTTCAATCAGGATTATGGACTCTGCTCAATCGGTTCGACAAAGACCGGCAGTATGCTCGACTTCGAATATTTCTACAACTGGCTTGGAAGCGGTACGAATCTGGGTAAAGCGTTTAAAGAGTGGTTCACCCACATTGTCCAGGACGGTGTCACGTTCGACGAATTATGCTGGCATTATGGAATGACGTTGCTCGGTGACTGTTTTTTGATTCCCAAAGGGCACAACACCGCGGTCAAAGAGAGTGAATCGGAAAACCCTGCATCTGCGCCATTCACCCTGTTGAAGAACCCGATCCCAGATCTTATCCAGCTGAATCTCCGAATCGACAATATCACGGAAGTAAAAATAACCGTCTTTGATTGTACAGGCCGGGCTCACATTTTCTCAACATATACGCTCAATGCCGGAGAAAACAGAATATCAATAAAAGAGAGCGGAAAACTCCCCGCTGGTATCTATTTCCTCAAAGTGGATATCGGAAACCGAACAGCGACCAGAAAAATAGTGAAGCTATAA